The Cyclobacteriaceae bacterium DNA segment GTGGTAGTAACAAGTACCTGGTAAATATGTTGAATGAAGAGTTGGTAGAATATATTCTGGATGGACAAACCTTTGATCTTGATGGGGTAAAGTCAATGCGGGAAAACCCAAGACATGTTAGCACAAGTCCTTTCACAAGCTACAATTATCACGGCAAAGGAAATTTTGCTTCATTATTGGATGTTGTTATTCTTGGTGCTACTGAAGTGGATATAAATTTCAATGCAAATGTTGTTACCCATTCAGATGGTGTTTTATTGCACGGAATAGGCGGGTGGCAAAACTGTTTATTTGCGAAGTGTACAATTTTACCCATACCACTTTTTCGTGATCGGATTCCGGTAATCCGTGATGAGGTAACCACTATCTGTGGGCCAGGTGAATTAATTGATGTCATCGTTACTGAAAGAGGTATTGCAATAAATCCACTGCGCACGGATCTAATAGAGCTTGTAAAAGATAGTGGTCTGCCGATAAAAACCATTCATGAGTTAAAGCACGAAGCAGAAAAAATTTGCGGAACTCCCGCGCAGGTAATTTTTGAGGATGAAATTGTAGCGGTTGTCAAGTGGGTAGACGGTACAATTATAGACTCCATTAGAAAGGTAAAGTTTTAAATACCTTTGTATCTCATCAAATCTTCTTTGAAGCCCACAAAAGGGGAGTCATCTTTTCCCTTCTTATACAATTTTATCCCAAATATGTTCTTTACCGTCTATCAAATTAAGGACGTTGAAGCCGTTAGTTTAAGTACATTTGAAAATAGATTATATATTTTAAATATATAAATTAAATAATTGATATTCAATCATATACAAATATTGTTTATGATTTATAAATATCAAATACATGGCTTATTTGATTTTTAGCAATCGATTGAAATAGTACATTTATTTCAGGTTTAACGAAGGCTTATGAACAACAAAAGAATACTCGTAATTGGAAGTTGCAATACCGATATGGTTATAAAATCTGATCGACTTCCAATTCCCGGTGAAACAGTTATTGGTGGTACTTTTTTGATGAACCCAGGTGGTAAAGGGGCCAATCAAGCAGTAGCAGCAGCGCGCCAAGGGGGTCATGTTACATTTATTTCCAAAACAGGAAACGATGTTTTTGGTAAGCAGTCTGTAGAATTATATAATTCTGAAGGAATCAATACTGATTATATATTTTCTGATCCGAAGCTACCATCGGGCGTTGCTTTAATTATGGTGGACTCGCATGGTGAGAATTGTATAGTGGTAGCATCAGGTGCTAACGGTAGCCTTACACCTTCGGATATTGATAAGGCAAAAGGCGAGTTGGACAATGCCTCATTTGTTTTAATGCAATTGGAAATTCCAATTGAAACGGTCGAACATGCTGCAACATTAGCTGCTGAGAAAGGAGTTCCCGTCATTTTAAATCCAGCACCAGCAAAAACACTTTCTGATAAGTTATTGAAGTGCCTCTACTTAGTTACTCCTAACGAAAGTGAGGCTGAAATTTTATCGGGGATTAAAGTCACTGATTTTGAAAAAGCCAAACAAGCAGCCGATATCATTAGTGCAAAAGGGGTGAAGAATGTGGTGATCACGATGGGGTCAATGGGTGCATTTATAAAGGAAAATGATCAATACTTTTCAGTAGCTGCAAATAAGGTCACTGCCGTTGATACAACTGCAGCTGGTGATTGCTTTAGTGGAACTTTATGTGTTAGTCTTTCGGAGGGAAAATCAATCCTGGAAGCTGTGAAAACTGCAGCAAAAGCATCGGCACTCACCGTAACACGAATGGGGGCACAATCTTCAATTCCCTATCGGAATGAATTATTACTCGTAGAAAATGAATTGTCTAATTGAAAAAGAGAAGCTATGAGAACATTTTATTCGCGTAGTTTAAAAGTGAATTACTTAATGCTATTCGTATTAACGTTCGTAATCCCATTTGGCAGTTTTGCTCAAACGCCTGATAAGATTTCAGTAAGTGGCAAAGTAACAGATGAGGTAGATAATTCTCTACCTGGCGTAAATGTTTCTGTAAAGGGAACACAAACAGGAACGATGACTGATGCTAGTGGTAATTTCGCTATTGATGTAGTCCCCAATGCAACTTTAGTTTTTTCCTTTATCGGTTATGAAACCATAGAAGTTACAGTAGGAAACAAGAGTACAATAAATATAAAGTTGTCGGAATCCCTTAAAGCACTGGATGAAATCGTGGTGATTGGATACGGAACAACCACGAAGAAAGAAATTACAGGAGCGGTGACGACTTTAAAATCAGAGGATTTTAATAAAGGAATTTTTAACAGCCCTATGGGCCTGATACAAGGGAAAGTCGCAGGTTTATCCATCACCAAACCAAATGGAGCTGATCCCATGGCAGGATACCAGATCCTTTTAAGGGGAACCAACACATTGACTTCCGGACAAAGTCCTTTGATTATCATTGATGGTATGATTGGAGCTGACCTGAAAAATATAAATTTTCAGGATGTTGAATCATTTGATGTACTGAAGGATGGTTCTGCAGCCGCGATTTATGGAACCCGGGGAACCAATGGAGTAATAATTATTACGACAAAATCTGCTAAACAAGGAAAGGGAACTTTTGAATACAGTGCTCAAGTCTCTACGCAAGTTGCTCCACGTGGAGTTGAGAACCTTTCCGCAAAAGAGTTTGAGTATGCTATTAATACGTATCAACCCTCAAAAGTAGAAAGTCTTTTTGGGAGTGATACTGATTGGTTCGATGCCATCACGCGTGATATGCCTGTTAGCTATCAACAAAATCTAGCCCTTACTGGTGGAACTGAAAATTTTTCACATCGCACTTCCCTTACACATAGCATTAGTCAAGGGTTGCTTTCAGACAACGAAGCCAAAAGCCTGCTTTTTAAAACAAATATAAAACAGAATGTACTAGCGGACCGATTGCTTTTAAATTTCAACCTAACCAGCAACACAAGAAATTATAGCCCAGCGAACTACGAGCTATTCCGCCAGGCGTTTATCCAAAATCCAACACAGCCAATCTATGATGATTCTGACCCTAGAACTGGAGGCTATTCATTTAAGCAAGGACTTGAGTATTACAATCCTGTAGCCATGTTAAATGAACGTACACGGGAAGGAAAAACTAATGATTTGCTTTTAAGTCTTAGAGCAACATTAGAAATTACAAACTCACTTTCGTGGGATAATTTTATCTCGACACAACAATCTGATTGGGAAGAGAATTCGTATAAGACTCAATTCTATCCAACTTTAATAGGCACAGGTACAACACCGGGAATAGCCGGTGAGGCGGAGATCGCCAATGGTAGAAATACAAATTCACAATTTGAGAGTATGTTCAATTATGAAAAGCTAATAGGTGCTCACAACCTGCAAATAATAGCTGGATATTCGTTTCAGGAATTTGAACAGAATACTTCGTATGAAGGTAACTCCAATTTTGATACCGATGTTTTTCTTTATAATAATATTGCAGCCGGAACTTTTTTAAGAGATGGTAAAGCAGATATGGGATCTTACAAAGAATCGAGTAGGCTCATCGCCTTATTTGGTCGCGTCATGTACAACTATAATGACAAGTATTTGGCGTCAGCTTCCCTTAGACGAGAAGGTTCTTCAAAGTTTGGCGACAATAATAAGTGGGGGTGGTTTCCAGCAGTAAGTGTAGGTTGGAGGTTAAGTGAAGAGTCCTTTATTCAAGATGTCAATTGGATAAATGATTTAAAGTTTAGAGTGGGTTATGGGGTAACTGGTAACCAGGATTTCAGACCTTATCAATCACTAATCTTATTGGAACGTGTTGGTAGTTTATACTACAATCAACAATGGATCAATTCATATGGACCAGGCCAGAATCCCAATCCTGATCTTCGGTGGGAAAAGAAGAAAGAACTTAATATAGGTGCAGACTTCTCTCTTTTTGAAAACAAACTTAGCGGAAGTCTTGAATATTATTCACGGAAAACCACAGACCTATTGTGGGAATTTCAGGTACCTGTTCCCCCTTATTTATACCCCTATTTATTCACCAATGTAGGTACGATGAGCAATCAGGGTATTGAGCTAACGTTAAATAGCCCGTTGATTAAAAGAAATGATTTTCAATGGAACGTTACTTTAACAGCAAGTCACAATAAGAATATCCTGGATAAGATATCCAATAGTGAATTTACCCAATCATCATATGAAACTGCATTTATTGGAGGTACTATTGGTGTATGGTCGCAACGGATACAGGAAGGGCAGGAGATAGGTACTTTTTACGGTCCAGTTTGGTTAGGAGTGAGTGAGGATGGATACGATACGTTTAAAAATCAAAATCCAGTAGGTGAAGTTGATAAAAGTAAATGGGAAAACATTGGTACGGCCAATCCACTTGCAATCATAGGATGGAGTAATTCACTCTCTTATAAAAATTGGAATTTGAGTGTAAACTTTCGTGCAGGTATTGGCGGCAAGGTCCTAAACTCGTATAGGTTATATTATGAATCTTGGAACAGTATAGGGTTACGCAATATTGTTCATTCACAGCTAGAGAATCCGGAATTTATCGGAAACATAACATATTCTTCAAAATATCTTGAAGATGCATCATTCTTAAAACTGGATAACGTCACACTGAATTATAATTTCAATATTCGAAATGAATATATTTCAAATCTCAGCGCTTTTTGTTCTGCACAAAATGTATTCTGGATCACAGGATACAAAGGAATCGACCCTGAAGTAAATCTTAGCGGTCTTGAACCTGGTATTGATCGGTTATCCTACTATCCAAGAACGACTTCAATTTCAATTGGATTAAATGCATCTTTTTAATTTTTAAAGTTTAGAATCATGAAAAAGCATATCATCGCCACCACCTCCATAATTCTACTTGTACTGCTGACAAACTCCTGTTTCGACCTCTCGGAAACTGTATACTCAAAGATACCAGCTGATGAATTTTTCAAGACAGAAAAGGACATCATTGCCTATGCAGGCCGTGCTTATGTGAAATTACAGCCTTATCCAGAAGAACAACGTCTATGGTCGTTAGGTGAAAATGCATCCGATGAACTTGTTATTCCACAAAAACATAACGGTGAATGGTATGAGCAGGGAAGATGGGAAGTAATGCAAAAACATACCTTAAATAGCTCTACAGCCGGAAATAAAATTCTGACAAAGGCATGGGATATGGTATTTGAGGGGATAACGGCCTGTAATGAAATTTTATTCGTTATATCTCCAATTGAATTTGAAAACAAAGAACGTGTCCTCGCTGAGATTAAAATTCTTCGTGCATTTTACTATTACTGGGCACTTGATTATTGGGGAAATATTCCCTTTTCACTGGATTTTGAATCTAATGAACCGCCACCACAAATGAATAGGAAATTCGTCTATGATTTTATAGTGGATGAAATCAATGACAATATTGGTAAAATACAAGCTACTCCAACACCTGAATACTATGGGAGAGTGACACAAGGAATGGCCTATACACTGTTAGCAAAAATGTATTTGAATGCACAAGAATGGGTGGGTGAAAATAAATTTGCTGATGCTGTTCTCGCTTGTGATCATGTAATTGCATTAGGTGAATTCCAAATTGAAGATGATTACTTTGAAAATTTCAAAGTGCACAATGAAAATTCAAGGGAAAACATTTTCGTGATCCCATATCATCCTCAACTTACGGATGAACATTTTTATTGGGAAATGCTCACACTTAATTCAGCAAGTCGTGCAACATTTGATGTTACGGGTATACCATGGGATGGGTTTGTATTGCAGCCAGATTTCTTTGACAAGTATAGTGTTAATGATATCAGAAGAAATTCCTTTCTTTT contains these protein-coding regions:
- the rbsK gene encoding ribokinase, with the protein product MNNKRILVIGSCNTDMVIKSDRLPIPGETVIGGTFLMNPGGKGANQAVAAARQGGHVTFISKTGNDVFGKQSVELYNSEGINTDYIFSDPKLPSGVALIMVDSHGENCIVVASGANGSLTPSDIDKAKGELDNASFVLMQLEIPIETVEHAATLAAEKGVPVILNPAPAKTLSDKLLKCLYLVTPNESEAEILSGIKVTDFEKAKQAADIISAKGVKNVVITMGSMGAFIKENDQYFSVAANKVTAVDTTAAGDCFSGTLCVSLSEGKSILEAVKTAAKASALTVTRMGAQSSIPYRNELLLVENELSN
- a CDS encoding SusC/RagA family TonB-linked outer membrane protein, which produces MRTFYSRSLKVNYLMLFVLTFVIPFGSFAQTPDKISVSGKVTDEVDNSLPGVNVSVKGTQTGTMTDASGNFAIDVVPNATLVFSFIGYETIEVTVGNKSTINIKLSESLKALDEIVVIGYGTTTKKEITGAVTTLKSEDFNKGIFNSPMGLIQGKVAGLSITKPNGADPMAGYQILLRGTNTLTSGQSPLIIIDGMIGADLKNINFQDVESFDVLKDGSAAAIYGTRGTNGVIIITTKSAKQGKGTFEYSAQVSTQVAPRGVENLSAKEFEYAINTYQPSKVESLFGSDTDWFDAITRDMPVSYQQNLALTGGTENFSHRTSLTHSISQGLLSDNEAKSLLFKTNIKQNVLADRLLLNFNLTSNTRNYSPANYELFRQAFIQNPTQPIYDDSDPRTGGYSFKQGLEYYNPVAMLNERTREGKTNDLLLSLRATLEITNSLSWDNFISTQQSDWEENSYKTQFYPTLIGTGTTPGIAGEAEIANGRNTNSQFESMFNYEKLIGAHNLQIIAGYSFQEFEQNTSYEGNSNFDTDVFLYNNIAAGTFLRDGKADMGSYKESSRLIALFGRVMYNYNDKYLASASLRREGSSKFGDNNKWGWFPAVSVGWRLSEESFIQDVNWINDLKFRVGYGVTGNQDFRPYQSLILLERVGSLYYNQQWINSYGPGQNPNPDLRWEKKKELNIGADFSLFENKLSGSLEYYSRKTTDLLWEFQVPVPPYLYPYLFTNVGTMSNQGIELTLNSPLIKRNDFQWNVTLTASHNKNILDKISNSEFTQSSYETAFIGGTIGVWSQRIQEGQEIGTFYGPVWLGVSEDGYDTFKNQNPVGEVDKSKWENIGTANPLAIIGWSNSLSYKNWNLSVNFRAGIGGKVLNSYRLYYESWNSIGLRNIVHSQLENPEFIGNITYSSKYLEDASFLKLDNVTLNYNFNIRNEYISNLSAFCSAQNVFWITGYKGIDPEVNLSGLEPGIDRLSYYPRTTSISIGLNASF
- a CDS encoding RagB/SusD family nutrient uptake outer membrane protein, giving the protein MKKHIIATTSIILLVLLTNSCFDLSETVYSKIPADEFFKTEKDIIAYAGRAYVKLQPYPEEQRLWSLGENASDELVIPQKHNGEWYEQGRWEVMQKHTLNSSTAGNKILTKAWDMVFEGITACNEILFVISPIEFENKERVLAEIKILRAFYYYWALDYWGNIPFSLDFESNEPPPQMNRKFVYDFIVDEINDNIGKIQATPTPEYYGRVTQGMAYTLLAKMYLNAQEWVGENKFADAVLACDHVIALGEFQIEDDYFENFKVHNENSRENIFVIPYHPQLTDEHFYWEMLTLNSASRATFDVTGIPWDGFVLQPDFFDKYSVNDIRRNSFLFGPQYDKDGNPIIIDGIPFEYKITIDDYNSRAEWEGARCAKYEYQEGLSYDVVDMENDFVLFRYADVLYMKLEALHRLGRANEFIDDPSLQKIRVRAGLTPYTLGEITDAELLDERGREFAWEGHRRQDQIRFGVWGNTWWSKPVSGPNKKLFPIPQSALNSNPNLIQNPD